Sequence from the Schaalia sp. 19OD2882 genome:
TCCACGACGCCGCCCGGCCACTGACCCCCGCCTCGGTCACCGCCCGCGTCATCGCCGCCGTGCGGGCCGGACACGACGCGGTGATCCCCGCCATGCCCGTCACCGACACCCTCAAGCAGGTCGACCAGAGCCCCGCCGACGGGGCCTCCAGCCTGGTCCTGGTCACGCCCGACCGTTCCCGTCTGGTCAGTGTCCAGACCCCACAGGGCTTCCAGGGGCGGGTGCTCCTCAAGGCCCACCACGACGCGGAGGCTCGCGGGTCGAATGAAACCACCGCCGCCACCGATGACGCGGGCCTGGTCGAAGCGGCCGGAGGGCAGGTGCACGTGGTCCTCGGATCTGCCGACAGTCTCAAGGTGACCACCACGGTGGACCTCGCCCTGGCCGAGATGCTCTCCCCCGCACGCTGACGCTCCCAGCCGTCGAGGCGGCTCCGTCCTCGTCGCACGACCGGCGGACCGGATCTTCTTCGAAGTCGGATACACCCGTGTTCACTGGCGCCACCTGCACGCGTGATAGCGTCATGGCGATCAAGTCCTGTGAGGCTCGAAGGAGCAGCGAATGTCCGACTCCGCAGCGCACGCGGGCGCACCCGCCCCTCAGGCCGCGCCGGCCAAACGCAAGCTGCTGACCCGTCGAGTCGTCGAATGGTCCCTGTGGGACTGGGGCTCGGCGGCATTCAATGCGGTGGCCACCACCTTCGTCTTCTCCAGTTACCTGACCACGGACGGCAACTTCACCGACGAAGCCACCGCGTCCTCGCACCTGTCCCTTGGCCTGACACTGGCGGGACTGGTCATTGCCGCACTGGCCCCCATCACCGGACAGCGTGCGGACCGGCGCGGCAAGGGCGGAGTCTGGCTGGCCTGGTTCACGGGGATGGTCGTCCTGTGCCTGCTGGCCATGTTCTTCATCTACCCGCAGAGCCCCTTGGGAGCCACCAACGCCCTGTGGCTGGGCATCGGCCTGCTGGGTCTTGGCAACATCTTCTTCGAATTCGCCTCCGTCAGCTACAACGCGATGCTCAACCACATCGCCCACAAGGAGGACATGGGCCGCGTGTCCGGGATCGGTTGGGGTGCCGGCTACCTGGGAGGCATCGTCCTGCTGCTCATCACCTACGTCGGTTTCATCTCTCCCGAGGTCGGCTGGTTCGGGGTGACGGGCGAGAACAGCATGAACGTGCGTGTCACCATGCTCACCGCAGCCCTGTGGTTCGCCGTGTTCTCCCTGCCGGTGATCCTTCACCCGCCCAAGCCTTCCCGGATCGACAGGGCCACCGCCACGTCCAAGGAGAGCCTGCTGGACTCCTATCGGATGCTCTGGGCCACTGTGCGCTCCCTGCGCAGGGAAGCGCCGCACACGCTGTTCTTCCTGATCGCCTCGGCCGTCTTCCGCGACGGCATGGCAGGAGTGTTCACCTACGGGGCGATCATTGGAAAGACTGTCTTCGACTTCAGCGCGGGCGACATCCTCATCTTCGCCATTGCCGCCAATGTGGTGGCGGGTGTGGCCACCTTCGCCTTCGGCTTCCTGGACGACCTGCTCGGACCCAAGTGGGTCATCGTCATCGCCTTGGTGTCGATGATCGCCTCGGGCACGGGCATCTTCATCCTGCACGAGAGGGGCCCGATCGTCTTCTGGATCCTGGGGCTGATCCTGTCCGTCTTCGTGGGGCCCGTGCAGTCGGCCTCGCGCTCACTGCTGGCCCGTATGATCCCCAATGGCCGCGAGGGCGAGATCTTCGGCCTGTACGCCACGACCGGACGCGCCGTGTCCTTCATGGCGCCCGCCATGTACCTGCTCTCCCTGACCCTGGGCGCCCTGGTCATGGGCGCCGGGGTCGAGTACACCCACTGGGGCATCCTCGGCATCGTCACGGTGCTGGCGGCGGGTCTGGCGTTGACTCTGCCGGTCAAGGTCGAGGCCGCCCACCTGAACCACATGGCGGAGTGAGGCGCGGCGGGGCACCGTGCGAGGGAGCCGGCCGCGCACCTGCCCGCGCCTTTGCGAGCCAGGAGGGACGAGGACTGCCTGCCTCGTCAGCGGCGGACGACCAGGGCGCCGGCAATCGCCGCCAAACCCTCGCCCCGCCCGGTGAACCCCAGACCGTCGGTGGTCGTCGCACTCACCTGGACCGGGGCACCGACGATCCCACTCATCCGGGCGCAGGCCTCGGGCAGGCGAGCGGCCATGCGAGGACGCCTGCCGATGACCTGCACGGTGACATTGCCGATGGCCCAACCCTCCTGGTCGAGCATACGGACGACCTCGCGCAGGAAGGCCTCGCCCGAGGCCCCGTGCCATTGCGGCCGATCCGTGCCGAAGACGGTGCCCATTTCACCCAGGCCGGAGGCCCCCAGCAGTGCGTCGCAGGCGGCGTGCGCGGCCACGTCCCCGTCGGAGTGACCCTCCAGAGGGGTTTCTCCCGGCCACTCCAGGCACGCCAACATGAGGGTCTTGTCCTGTACGGCCTGCGGGTCCGTGGCGAAGGCGTGCACGTCGATGGCTTGGCCGACGCGGAAGGGAATGCGGGAGTCACTCATGGGCCAAGCCTATGCGCCCGGGCGAGGGTACCTCGGTGGACAGTCCTTTCGTGCGGGTACGGGCCGTCGATAGGATCGGTCCATGCGCTACCTGTCGACCCGGCACACCCCCGGCCAGTCCGGCGAGTCCTTCTGCGACATCCTGTTGGAGGGCCTTGCCCCGGACGGCGGACTCTACCTGCCAGAGACGTATCCGCAGGTGGATGCCGACACGCGCGCAAGATGGCGGACCCTGTTGGCCGAACAGGGCTACGCGGCACTGGCCGCCGAGGTGCTGGCCCTCTTCGTCGACGACATTCCCCGCGAGGATCTGCAGGCCATCTGCGCGCGCGCCTACCGCACCCCCGCCTTCAGCCACCCGGACATCGTGCCCGTCACCGAAGTGGAGGACGGGCTGTGGGTGGCCCACCTGTCCAATGGCCCCACTGCCGCCTTCAAGGACATGGCGATGCAGCTGCTGGGGGAACTCTTCGAATACGAGTTGGGGCGACGCGGCAACTGGCTGACCATTGTGGGCGCCACCAGCGGTGACACCGGGTCGTCCGCCGAATACGCGCTGCGCGGCCGCCAGGGTTTGTCGGTTGTCATGCTGACTCCCGCGGGTCGGATGACGGCCTTCCAGAGGGCCCAGATGTACTCCCTGCCGGATCCGAACATCATCAACGTGGCCGTGGACGGCGTCTTCGACGACTGTCAGGACCTGGTCAAGGCCGTGAACATGGACGCCGACTTCAAGCAGGAGTGGCACATCGGCGCCGTCAACTCCATCAACTGGGCGCGGGTCGTTGCCCAGGTCGCCTACTACGTGGCCACGTGGCTGAGGGTCTCCGGTCAGGTGGCGCCCCGTACGGGTGCGGACGCCGACACGATGACGATCTCCGTGTGTGTGCCCAGCGCCAACTTCGGCAATGTGTGCGCCGCCCACATTGCCCGTTCCATGGGAATCCCCCTTGACACACTCGTGGTGGCCACGAATGAGAACGACGTCCTGGACGAGTTCTTCCGCACGGGTGTGTACCGGCCTCGTCCGGGCAGTGAAACCTTGGCGACCTCCTCCCCGTCGATGGACATTTCGAAGGCCTCCAACTTCGAGCGTTTCGTCCACGACCTGTTGGGTGGGGACTCCCAGCGGGTCGCGGAGCTCTTCGGCAAGCAGCTGGAGCGCGACGGGGCCATCGACTTGTCCGATGCACCGGAGTTCGCGCGGGTGCGAAGCGACTTCGGGTTCGTCTCGGGCTCGTCCTCACATGCCGATCGCTTGGCGCAGATCGCGCGGGTCGAGGCCGAGGACGACTACTTGTTGGACCCGCACACCGCCGACGGAGTGCACGTGGCGCGGCAGTGGAAGAGGCGCGTGGAGGGGCCGATGGTCGTCATGGAGACGGCACTGCCGGTCAAGTTCGCCGAGACCATCCACGAGGCCACCGGCCACCTGCCGCCTGTGCCCGAGCGCTTCCAGGGCATCGAGGACGCGCACCAGAGGGTCGTCGACCTGGACAATGACGTGGAGGCACTCAAAGAGTTGATCGCCACCCGGGTGCGTCCCGGCGCCTGAGGTGACCTGTCGCGCCGCCGAAACGCACACGGGGCTGCGGATCCGTCTCGGCCAAGCACACGCCGATGGTGACGTCGACGGCGGCCGGCACCAGCGCCGGCCAGGAGATGTGGGTCATGGCGAATTCGTTCCACACCTCGACCAGCAACTCCCGTGTTGCGCTGCGAGCAAATGCCGCGCAACTGTGTGGGGCGAACACGGCGACGTACACGTGGGACGGGCCACCCACGGTGACGAATGGGGCGAAGACCCGACGGACGGCGCGGTGGCAGCGGCTCGTCACGTGCCCACGAAATGCGTGGCGGAAGTGGCGGATGTGGCGCCCACGTGCTTCACGCGCCGGCCCCGCCCTCGACCCCTGTCACGAAGGACCACGCGTCGACGCCTGGATCGCGCCTGGGCCGCCCCCGATAGGATCTGGGCATGACCCTGCACCTGCACGACTCCAAGACCGCACGGCTCCGGAGACTCGATCCGGTCACCCCGGGACGCGTCGGGATCTATCTGTGCGGCGCCACGGTGCAGGGCGCGCCCCATGTGGGCCACCTGCGCAGCGCAGTCGCCTTCGACACGATGGTCCGCTGGCTGCGCCGAGGAGGCCTGGACGTCACCTACGTGCGCAACGTGACCGACATCGACGACAAGATCCTCACCAAGTCCGCCGAGGCCGGGGCCCCTTGGTGGGCATGGGCCCACCGCTTCGAGCTGGAATTCGACCGGGCCTACCGGACCCTCGGCCTGCTGCCCCCCTCCATCGCGCCGCGCGCCACCGGCCACATACCCGACCAGATCGACTTGGTCCGCCGCCTGGTCGAACGGGGCCACGCCTACGACGACGGGCACGGCAATGTCTACTTCGACGTGCACTCCCTGCCCGACTACGGCTCACTGACCCGCCAGCGACTGGAGGACATGCGCACCACCGAGGACGACGCGCAGATCGACGCGGCAGTCGAGGCCGGAAAGCGCGACCTTCGGGACTTCGCCCTGTGGAAGGCCGCCAAACCCACCGAACCCGCCACTGCCTCCTGGGATTCGCCCTGGGGGAGGGGCAGGCCCGGCTGGCACCTGGAATGCTCGGCCATGAGCAGGCGCTACCTAGGTGACGAGTTCGACATCCACGGCGGCGGCATCGACCTGCGTTTCCCCCACCACGAGAATGAACAGGCGCAGTCGCACGGCGCAGGCTGGGGATTCGCGCGCTTGTGGGTCCACAATGCGTGGGTGACCACCAAGGGCGAGAAGATGTCGAAGTCGCTGGGAAATGTCTTGTCGCTGGAATCGTTGACCGCCGAGCATCCGGCGGTGGCCGTGCGCTGGGCGCTGTCCACCGTCCATCACCGCAGTGCCATCGAATGGGGGCCCGAGACCCTGCCGGCAGCGGCCGCCGCGTGGGCGAAGTTCTCCGGCTTCGTCGCGCGTTCGATCGACGTTGCGGGCGAGGCCGACCTTGACGAGGTCGCCCTGGCGCCCTCCGACCTGCCTGCGGGATTCAGTTCTGCCATGGACGACGACCTCAATGTCGCAGGCGCTGTGGCGGTTCTCCACGAACATGTGAAGCTGGGCAATTCTGCCATCGACGCCGGTGACGTGACGGCGGTGCGGCGCGAGCAGGTGCTGGTGCGCTCGATGTTGGACGTCATGGGTCTGGATCCTGCTTCGGCCCAGTGGAGGTCGGGTCTGGGACTCGGAGTGGGAGTGGGCTCTGCCGAGCGCGAGGCCCTCGATGCCTTGGTGCAGGCCATCGTCGGTGAACGCGCCCAAGCGCGTGCCGCAAAGGACTGGGCGCGCGCGGACGCCCTGCGCGACCGCCTGGCGGCCGTGGGGATCGTCCTGGAGGACGGACGTGACGGGGCCAGCTGGCACTTGGCGTGAGGTGTGCGGGCGGGTCCAGATGTCCAATGAGGCGGCCCAATGACGGGTGCTGCCAACACGGATCCGGCTTTTCCGTACGGGCAGGGGACTGGACCAGAGAGTCCTTGCTCGCCAGTGTGGCCTGGAGCGAACTGCGTTGACTCGCGTCGAATCGGGTGAGAGGAAGGTGTCGGCGATCGAGTTGCTGCGCATCGCCTCAGCCTTGGACACCACGCTTCTCGACCTGCTTTCGCAACCAGAGCCCACAGTGATGGCAGCCGGGGAATCCATCGTGGAAGAAGCCACGGCATCAGAGCGGGCGAAGTTCCGCGCGGAGGTGGAGATCGATCGGGCGTGGAGAGACCTTCAGCAGCTTCATGAGTGTGACCTGATCGAAGCAGTGAAGTTTCCATTCGATGCGCGTGGTTTGAGCTCCCGGGACGATGCGCGCAAACTTGCGAAGAATGTGCGGCGTTTCCTCGGTGTCGGCGACCGGCCCTTGGGGTCCATG
This genomic interval carries:
- a CDS encoding 2-C-methyl-D-erythritol 4-phosphate cytidylyltransferase, translating into MSSARRVLAVLTAAGSGTRLGCDGPKALVPVGSTPMVVLAARGLAEGGVDRVVVTAPESDMDAFHDLFPDGVCPGHEGVAVRVVAGSPLSRQASVKNGLDALAEDDSDLADSVILVHDAARPLTPASVTARVIAAVRAGHDAVIPAMPVTDTLKQVDQSPADGASSLVLVTPDRSRLVSVQTPQGFQGRVLLKAHHDAEARGSNETTAATDDAGLVEAAGGQVHVVLGSADSLKVTTTVDLALAEMLSPAR
- a CDS encoding MFS transporter; translated protein: MSDSAAHAGAPAPQAAPAKRKLLTRRVVEWSLWDWGSAAFNAVATTFVFSSYLTTDGNFTDEATASSHLSLGLTLAGLVIAALAPITGQRADRRGKGGVWLAWFTGMVVLCLLAMFFIYPQSPLGATNALWLGIGLLGLGNIFFEFASVSYNAMLNHIAHKEDMGRVSGIGWGAGYLGGIVLLLITYVGFISPEVGWFGVTGENSMNVRVTMLTAALWFAVFSLPVILHPPKPSRIDRATATSKESLLDSYRMLWATVRSLRREAPHTLFFLIASAVFRDGMAGVFTYGAIIGKTVFDFSAGDILIFAIAANVVAGVATFAFGFLDDLLGPKWVIVIALVSMIASGTGIFILHERGPIVFWILGLILSVFVGPVQSASRSLLARMIPNGREGEIFGLYATTGRAVSFMAPAMYLLSLTLGALVMGAGVEYTHWGILGIVTVLAAGLALTLPVKVEAAHLNHMAE
- the ispF gene encoding 2-C-methyl-D-erythritol 2,4-cyclodiphosphate synthase, which gives rise to MSDSRIPFRVGQAIDVHAFATDPQAVQDKTLMLACLEWPGETPLEGHSDGDVAAHAACDALLGASGLGEMGTVFGTDRPQWHGASGEAFLREVVRMLDQEGWAIGNVTVQVIGRRPRMAARLPEACARMSGIVGAPVQVSATTTDGLGFTGRGEGLAAIAGALVVRR
- the thrC gene encoding threonine synthase → MRYLSTRHTPGQSGESFCDILLEGLAPDGGLYLPETYPQVDADTRARWRTLLAEQGYAALAAEVLALFVDDIPREDLQAICARAYRTPAFSHPDIVPVTEVEDGLWVAHLSNGPTAAFKDMAMQLLGELFEYELGRRGNWLTIVGATSGDTGSSAEYALRGRQGLSVVMLTPAGRMTAFQRAQMYSLPDPNIINVAVDGVFDDCQDLVKAVNMDADFKQEWHIGAVNSINWARVVAQVAYYVATWLRVSGQVAPRTGADADTMTISVCVPSANFGNVCAAHIARSMGIPLDTLVVATNENDVLDEFFRTGVYRPRPGSETLATSSPSMDISKASNFERFVHDLLGGDSQRVAELFGKQLERDGAIDLSDAPEFARVRSDFGFVSGSSSHADRLAQIARVEAEDDYLLDPHTADGVHVARQWKRRVEGPMVVMETALPVKFAETIHEATGHLPPVPERFQGIEDAHQRVVDLDNDVEALKELIATRVRPGA
- the cysS gene encoding cysteine--tRNA ligase — its product is MTLHLHDSKTARLRRLDPVTPGRVGIYLCGATVQGAPHVGHLRSAVAFDTMVRWLRRGGLDVTYVRNVTDIDDKILTKSAEAGAPWWAWAHRFELEFDRAYRTLGLLPPSIAPRATGHIPDQIDLVRRLVERGHAYDDGHGNVYFDVHSLPDYGSLTRQRLEDMRTTEDDAQIDAAVEAGKRDLRDFALWKAAKPTEPATASWDSPWGRGRPGWHLECSAMSRRYLGDEFDIHGGGIDLRFPHHENEQAQSHGAGWGFARLWVHNAWVTTKGEKMSKSLGNVLSLESLTAEHPAVAVRWALSTVHHRSAIEWGPETLPAAAAAWAKFSGFVARSIDVAGEADLDEVALAPSDLPAGFSSAMDDDLNVAGAVAVLHEHVKLGNSAIDAGDVTAVRREQVLVRSMLDVMGLDPASAQWRSGLGLGVGVGSAEREALDALVQAIVGERAQARAAKDWARADALRDRLAAVGIVLEDGRDGASWHLA